ATTTGGATTTATATTTGGCAGAAGTGAGatggatttttttgtttacgtttttatTCTGttcgttctttttttttcttttatttcttttgctAGCCAAGATTTTTGGGTACACATAGGTCTGTCCCTCTCATTTCGAAATTGGAAATTGATACTACGGTTCTGGCTTTAACAAGCTAAATAACAGCAAACTTTACCCTGAAACATTTCTAAGTACACATATATTAATTGTTAAACCTTCTGTCACTGATTAATGTGCATGTGCGTGTAAATAAGTATTGATATTTCCCTTTATCTATCGATAgcctattttttttcttataaatcaTTTCTCTTTATGtaaagattaataaaaaaaaatttgacatgtacataatgtattttttcacaGACTTTGGGAGATGGGGCAAAATATGTGCAACAATACCTTGACAcaaaatttcaatgtttaagTTGTATTGGACATCCTTAGTTATTAaataatgtggataaaagtacattataatcagTATCATTTCACCTATTTGACCAAAACAtctgtttttaaagtttttggaaaGGTACAAATTATAGATTCGAACTTATGACTTATAGGACAACGCTCTTATAAACCATTGTGTAACAATTTTGCGAAAATATACTTATTAAACTATATACTTGATTATATTGTTCCTTTCGATAGGAAATACGTCACGATATGGAAATGTCCCAATCCACATTTAACACATTACCGTCTGTAAAAAGATCTGATATCTCCATAGTTCTTATTCCTTGTAAAAAGATCGGATATCTCCATAGTTCTTATTCCTTGTAAAAAGATCTGATATCTCCAAAGTTCTTATTCCTTGTAAAAAGATCTGATATCTCCGTAGTTCTTATTCCTTGTAAAAAGATCTGATATCTCCATAGTTCTTATTCCTTGTAAAAAGGTCTGATATCTCCGTAGTTCTTATTCCTTGTAAAAAGATCTGATATTTCCATAGTTCTTATTCCTTGTAAAAAGATCTGATATCTCCGTAGTTCTTATTCCTTGTAAAAAGATCTGATATCTCCGTAGTTCTTATTCCTTGTAAAAAGGTCTGATATCTCCGTAGTTCTTATTCCTTGTAAAAAGATCTGATATCTCCGTAGTTCTTATTCCTTGTAAAAAGGTCTGATATCTCCGTAGTTCTTATTCCTTGTAAAAAGATCTGATATCTCCATAGTTCTTATTTTCTTGTAAAAAGATCTGATATCTCCATAGTTCTTATTCCTTGTAAAAAGGTCTGATATCTCCATAGTTCTTATTCCTTGTAAAAAGATCTGATATCTCCGTAGTTCTTATTCCTTGTAAAAAGATCTGATATCTCCGTAGTTCTTATTCCTTGTAAAAAGGTCTGATATCTCCATAGTTCTTATTCCCTGTAAAAAGGTCTGATATCTCCATAGTTCTTATTCCTTGTAAAAAGATCTTATATCTCCATAGTTCTTATTCCTTGTAAAAAGATCTGATATCTCCGTAGTTCTTATTCCTTGTAAAAAGATCTGATATCTCCGTAGTTCTTCTTTCCTTACATCTcttaaaatacatgaaaatttaTGATCGTTCGAAGCAATGTTGTACTCAAAATGCAGTGCTGCTtttgtgtttaatatttttatctaatattagaaatattaaattctGTCGACGGTCGCCAGCTTTTACAAAAGGGCTGCTGGGTACTTTCCGGATTTCGATAGCGGTAGAGTGAAAGCATCAGTAACTAAGTGTCGAGAGAACTGAGTCTACTGCTTTGgttataatttaaacaataaaatacctTCTTTGGTAATTCATTCGGGATGtaaaggtagcgacattgcagaaaaaataaataatccgCGTTAgcaggttatgtaatttttttctgcaatgatcgctaccttcatagcccgtatgaatcatcaaagaaagcattttattgtttatatttacatctttctttaactaattaataaattgattatgaaaagtaattaaaattcactaaattactgtttacGTACCTGAGTACATTAGCTAAAAGAAATAGTCAAATCGTCTCCTGTAGGAcgttgagtctgacatcatcaagattatttcgtgcagtccgtggtACTTCGTATACGcgtaggtcgctgtaggtttagaccaatcgataaacagggcgtgtcaatttcagaccTGCCAATTTCTTCTAAGTTTCCGCCGCtttagatttcgaccaatcgataaacggggcgtgtagatttcagtctgcttgtttctatagatctatgaattaactataagtttcgtcagaaatagagggaataatacttggtagatgtaaatatatacacatacacaCTACATATCATTGTCACAAAGTCAGACACACCCTTTAAACTTATAAGACAACCGCTGATTAATTATTAGATGAATCACAACTGTCTATGCGTGTATTTTGCTCAACGTGTCCCATGTAATCGTGCaacattttactatcattgcacgatTTATCAGCTTCCATTTGCCATCCTCTGCCACCTGTGTATATATAACCTGCACAAGCACCTCTGTTTTAAACCACAATTGACCATCGATGCTGCTGCACCAATACATCCTTGTTGTTTGCTTGGTTTATATATACCCCAtatgtataaataattatatataccggtatactgtggaatcattttcaTTCGTGAGGTTCAATGTTTGTGGTTAGCCAAATTTTTCCTTGTTCcaggggacgtaatttcgttggtaAAAAGTTTAacgtaatttaaaataaatacaatttaattctgattgtaacgcctcatttgattcgctaaacaaattcatatatatcgtataacatatcTTGCCTACGTCACAATAACATGCGCGTGCAAAACATattaatccgcttgacgttacgtttaaattttgtacaaattaacatattttaactaattaatgggCCTTATTATCTTATTTAAATAGTAGCAAATTTAAGTATAaggaataaattttatttgtacctatgttatacgatataacataacttggaacagtttacgcctttttataaaccgcttcgctgtttataaagcgtaaactgccccaagttatgttatatcgtaTATTAATAGGTTGAAATTAgatttattccttaaatattagAATTGCTAGAGTAACTACATGTTCTTGGGGATGTGAATTTGTGGCCAAGAGTTATCCATGAAAACCACAATTTTTCAATTGCACGAACATTttgtcgcttctgctcgtgcgccaattttGAAAGGGCCTTTGAAAGCGTACACAAAATGGGACCAATCAGCTTTAAATTAACATATAACTTGTAATCGCATGTAGAGTCACACAAGAGTATCACAGAcgtcatttattaattttagttatgaatgaaacaattaaatatcTTTCCTATCTAATATAGCTGAGTATGTGTGTTTTCACTGCGAAGAGAATATATGAGTATTTAAACGCTAGGTGTCCGTGGAGTATACTTATATACGAGGGAAGGAAATAACAAAGCTGCCTATAAGTAACAAAGCATACAACAATGCTAACTTTAAGAGAAAACGGATAAAATAAGTTAGTAAACACGTCCATGGGAAAAGGTCATTAAACAAATTTGTCCATACTTAATTATAAATTGTCCAAACTTGCCAgggatggaaaaaaaattgagttgtTTTCAAAGAATTACATGAACGAACATGGACCTTGCAAAACTAGGGCTTCTACAAATAAgggtaacatttttttaaaattttactccaatttattttcaacGTTAATTTACGCCATACACCAATTAGGACACACTGTGTTATGACAAAGAATATCCGCCATTCTGTTTGTAAACATGTGACAGTTATTTTTCGTTTTGCTAAATTTCCCAAAAACTCTTTCGTAGTTGCGTGCGCATCCAATGATGCATTCTACCGGAAGAACACTGAATCCCGCTGGATTTTTCTCTGGCTTGATTGGACAGAAGTCTCCGACCATTGGATGAGTGTTTCTGATGACGACGCTGGCATGGGGCCGGGTCCCAAACTCTAAGTAATATCCGTCATACCAGATCCATCGATGAGATATTCCAAATGGGTTGCGATGTACCGATCGTGAGACCCTGCGCGGGAATAACGACATGCACCATATATTTGTTTTTCCGAAATAAAATGGctctgaaaattaaaagaaaaaatttgaAACTACAAAATAGTTAACAAGTAATTTATTCATATCCTAACCTTACTATATTCATGTACCAGTGCAGCCCTAGGCTATATGTAACCCTGTTGAATGTgttggaaccattttaacacGGGCTTGGACTTTGGATAGTTATATCAAagagcaatgtgacgtaggcctgcctatttcattgctagccactcagccatggcttttgaaatcaacaagaattTTATGCCTTTTGAGATAAGACTATTTAATTGAAGCAAATTTCGCTTAAAACcacgtcatttttaacttgttttgacgcaaggaaTATTAAACTACGCCCTACTGAatgtccaaggtcttgttaaaatggttctaagagAACAAAATTAGCACAATCCTCATTTTGCATCTTAATGGACATCATGAAAAAACTAACCTTTTAATTGTGCTAT
This is a stretch of genomic DNA from Crassostrea angulata isolate pt1a10 chromosome 4, ASM2561291v2, whole genome shotgun sequence. It encodes these proteins:
- the LOC128181833 gene encoding uncharacterized protein LOC128181833, yielding MGKNTGAFVLLFSLAVLHGASSWLFPKKTANCQPVGKPFYFGKTNIWCMSLFPRRVSRSVHRNPFGISHRWIWYDGYYLEFGTRPHASVVIRNTHPMVGDFCPIKPEKNPAGFSVLPVECIIGCARNYERVFGKFSKTKNNCHMFTNRMADILCHNTVCPNWCMA